The Sagittula stellata E-37 sequence AGCCAAGGACGGCACGGGCCGCCGGCATCTTGATCCCGCGTCTTGAGGGGATCGATCCGTCCGTTGGACTGGGCAGGGTCGCGATGGGGCGGATGATCTCGTCCCCGCTGACTCCGAGCGGCACGTCGAAACAGGAGGGCGCGCTGTCGCGGATCGGCATCTGGGGGCGAGCTACAGCGGGGGACACCTGATGGTGGTGGGCGCGCCCCGGCCGGGTTGCCTTGGCTGTCTGGGCAAGAACCCGGTCTTCGCCCTCATGTTGCGTATCGTGTCGCGCCCCGTCGCGCCGTGTCGACCGGGGTCGAGAGCACCAAGGCCTGGTGGGCGCGCTGGTCGCAGTTGGCGCGGGGGCAGATGCGGCAGTTGATGCCGATCTCGGTGGGGCGGGCCTCGGTCAGGTTGAGGTCCTCGGCGTAGCCCAGGGCGTCGGCGTGATCGCGGGCGCAGCCCATGGCCACGGCAAGGCGGATGTCCTGCGCGTGGCGGGTGAAGGTGGGCCGGTCGACGGTGCGCGCGAAGACGAAGAACTGCGACCGGTCCGGCATCTCGACCACCTGCGGCACGATGCGGCCGGGCGTGCGGAACACGGAGTGGACCTCAAGCCTCGGGCAGGCGCCGCCGTACTCGGCCAAGTGGAAGTCCGTGGCGTTGAAGCGCTTGGTGACGTTTCCCGCCTTGTCGATCCGGAGGAAGAAGAAGGGGATGCCGCGGTGCCCCGTGCGCTGGAGCGTGGTGGCGCGGTGGCAGGCCTGTTCGAACGAGACGCCGAAGCGGGTGGCGAGGTGGTCGAAGTCGTACTTGGAGGCCCGCGCTTCGGCCAGGAAGCGGTCGTAGGGCATGAGCACGGCGGCGGCGAAGTAGTTCGCCAGTTCGACCCGGCAGCGGGCGCGGCCGTGGGCGTCTTCCAGCCCGGCCTCGGTCAGGATGGCGTCGAGCAGGTCGGCCTGTTCGAGAAGGCCCGCGACATGCACGAGCTGGAACAGGCGGTTGGGGTGGTCGAGGGCTTCGGAGAGGCGGACCTCGCCCTGGGACTGGTCGTATTCGCGCAAGGAGGCGGGCATCTCGGCCACGGGGGCGATGCGGACACGCAGGCCAAGCTGCTGGCGCAGGCGGGATTTCAGGGCGAAGTACATGTCGTCGGCGGCGACGGGCGCGTCCCAGAAGGCTTCGGCTGCGGCTTCGAGGCGGGGGAAGTGGTTGTCGTGGCGGCGGAAGACGTTGTGGACGACGGCCTCGGGCGCGGTCGGCAGGACCGATTCCTCGCCTGCGGCGGCCACGGACATGAGCTGATCGGTGGCGGCGAGATAGGCGCGGTGCAGCATGACGAAGGCCTGCGCGAGGTCCGGGCTGTGCGCGAGGCTGGCGCGCAGTTGCGGCAGATCGGGTCGGTGACCTTCGAAAAGCGGGTCCTGGAGGGCGGCGCGGATGTCGGCGAGGGCGGCGGTGTCGTCGTCTTCCGCGATGTCGCGCCAATCGACGCCGTAGGCTTCGAACAGCTTCAGGAGGACCGGGACAGAGACCGATCTTTCGTTCTTTTCCAAAAGGTTGACGTAAGAGGTGGAGATGCCGAGTTCCTTCGCCATCTGGACCTGTGTCTGACCGTGTTCGATGCGCAGGCGCCTGAGGCGCGGGCCGATGAAGGTTTTCATAGTATTTTACAGTATACAGAATTTGACACTTTTACAATTGTGAGGGTTTGTAAAATTTCGCGTTCACAGCAGGACCCGGTTTGGTTTCCGCTTTGTGGGCAGACCGCGCATGTTGGCGTCAGCGAAGAGGAGGCGCCATTATGCAAAGCGGTTACACCCATCTGTTCATTCCCGGTCCCACGAACGTCCCGGAGGTGGTGCGACAGGCGATGAACGTGCCGCAGCAGGACATGCGCGCCCCTGACTTCGCCGAGTTCACGCTGCCGCTGTTCGAGGGCCTGAAGCGGGTCTTCAAGACGACGAACGGCGAGGTGATGATGTTCCCCGGCTCCGGCACCGGCGCGTGGGAGGCGGCGATCACCAACACGCTGAACCCCGGCGACAAGGTGCTGATGTCGCGCTACGGGCAGTTCTCGCACCTCTGGGTGAAGATGGCGGAGATG is a genomic window containing:
- a CDS encoding helix-turn-helix domain-containing protein — encoded protein: MKTFIGPRLRRLRIEHGQTQVQMAKELGISTSYVNLLEKNERSVSVPVLLKLFEAYGVDWRDIAEDDDTAALADIRAALQDPLFEGHRPDLPQLRASLAHSPDLAQAFVMLHRAYLAATDQLMSVAAAGEESVLPTAPEAVVHNVFRRHDNHFPRLEAAAEAFWDAPVAADDMYFALKSRLRQQLGLRVRIAPVAEMPASLREYDQSQGEVRLSEALDHPNRLFQLVHVAGLLEQADLLDAILTEAGLEDAHGRARCRVELANYFAAAVLMPYDRFLAEARASKYDFDHLATRFGVSFEQACHRATTLQRTGHRGIPFFFLRIDKAGNVTKRFNATDFHLAEYGGACPRLEVHSVFRTPGRIVPQVVEMPDRSQFFVFARTVDRPTFTRHAQDIRLAVAMGCARDHADALGYAEDLNLTEARPTEIGINCRICPRANCDQRAHQALVLSTPVDTARRGATRYAT